The segment GGGCAGGTTCCGCAGGCGCAGGTTTTGGCTCGACGGCAGGCGGTACTGGCTTGGGCGGCTCAGGTGGCTTGGGCTCGGGAGGGATCTCCGAAGCTGGCATTTCCATTCGCAGGCCGGGGCTGCCGACCAGTGCCAGGTACGGGACCGACACTCGACGCGCTGGGAGGAGTGTGGTGCGTTGGAGGCTTGCGTGGGGTGCTGCTGCACCTGCCAGGGCCTCAGAGCTGAGGGCCGGGAGCAGGGCGAATGAGAGACATCTGGCCATGTGGGCGGCCAGGTGCAGCATCGGTTTGAAAATGGAAGGCATACAACGACCGGCGATGAGCCGGCGGCAAATGTGGGTGGGATCCCGCTCTTTGTATCGGAACGCTAGGGGGTTTTCTTTAGGCGCCGATGACGCTGGGGGGACGAGCCGGACGAGCAGGCTGGGGCGAGCCGGCAAGGCCGAGCCGCTAGGCAGAGCCGGACGAGCTGGGAGAGCCGGGCGAGCCGCTAGGCCGAGCCAGCAAGGCCAAGCCGCTAGGCAGAGCCGGCGAGAGGTACCGCTGCGCGGCGCGAGAGGGGGCGAAGGACGAACCGGCAAGGCCAAGCCGGGCAAACCGGCGGGGAGGAGACGGGGATGAATTAACCGCGGCTTGAGAGGCGTGCGATTAACTGGTTCAGCATTGCACGAATCTCAAGATACTCTCTTTGAAGTGCCTTGTTTACTCCGGCATCGAGGAGCCCTACGTCTGTCGCGAACTGAAGAAGGCTTCTTGTTTCCTCGAGGGAGCCCCTCGAGATAAACAAAAAATGACGGAAATCGGCGGCTGTGCATCGCCCTTTTCCTTCAGCAATGTTCGTAGGCACCGAGAGCGCGGCGCGGAAGAGCTGTGATGTCAGCCCATACCGTTCCTCTACAGGCCACTTTTGCTTGAGGTGAAAAATCGTGATAGCGCATTGGTTAGCCGCCTTCCAGACGCGCAAGTCCTCCCATGTCCCGTTCATTTGGTTCATCAAACAGAAGACGTCACTTAAGAGACATGGTTACATCACGTATCCCTCCGGCTCTGCCTTGCGGCTCGGCCTAGCGGCTCCGCCTTGCCGTTTCGTCCGTTTCGTCCGGCTCGGCCTACGCGGCTTGGCCTCTGCGCTCTCAAAAACAAAAACCCGCCCTGGCTCGTGCCAAAGCGGGTTTGTCGCAGGGGGCCGTTGCTCCGAGGAGCGCTGGCCGAAAGTTTAGGCAACGCCGGCGGGCTGGGCCTTGCCGAAGCTGGCCTTCGCGTCGACAATCGATTCGTGGAAGTGCCAGTTGCGGGTGTCCTCGAAGCCCTTGCACTCGGAGACGATCTGCGGATTGCCGACCAGCGTGTACTGGAGGGCGAGGTCCTTGCAGGTCTGCATCGCCTGGATCAGGAGCTTGATGACGGCCATGTTGAGGCCCTTGAGTTCGTGAAGGTCGATGACCGCCTTGACGATGCCGCTGTCGACCGCCTCGGAGACCTTTGGCTTGAGGTAATTGGTGACTTCACCGACCACCGTCTGGGTGGTATTTTCGGGCAGGCGCATGACGAACACATCGCCGTCGACCGCGAAATAACGCTGTGACGTATCGAGGTTCATGGCCTTCGCGATCTTCGACTCGAGGTCGGAGATTTCGAGCGGCTTTGTCACAATGTACGAGAAGCCGACCTGTTGCGCCTGCTGCTGCGCGGCTACCTCGGTCTTAACGACAAGCGCGAAGATCGGGGTGTACTTGGTCTTCACGTTTTGGCGAATGAGACGGAAGAGCGTGAATGCCGCCTCTTCTGGCAGGGACAGGGAAATGATGATGAGGTCCGGGACGTTTTTGCTGCAGAAGTCGATTGCCTCGCCTGTCGTGTTCACGCCGTGGATTTTCCACGGGGTGTGCTTGAGGCCTTCCTGGATCTGTTGGATGATTGCGGGCTTGTCCTCGACGACGAGGAGGGTGGCCGGATCAAAAATGGATTTTGCCTTGGTCGGGCCGTCGCTGAGGGGCTTGAGGTCGATGATGCGACCGGCCTTCTCGACGAGTACTTCTTCCTTGAAGGGCTTTACGATGTAATCGCGGACACCGATCTTCGCGATCTTGAGCACATTGTCGCGGCCGCCTTCAGCTGTGAGCATGATCACGGGGATCTGCTTGAGGGCGGGATCCGACTTCACCTTGGTGAGCATTTCCACGCCGTCCATGACGGGCATGGTGATGTCGAGGAGGATGAGGTCCGGAGCCTCCTTGGAAGCGGCTGCCAGGCCCTCGACGCCGTTCGCTGCCTCGATGATTTCGCAATCGAAGGCCTTGAACGCTTTCTTGACGATGATGCGGACGGTCTTGGAGTCGTCGACGGTGAGAATTTTGTAGCGCATGGCGATGGCTTTGACGGTGGGAAGCGGTGGTTAGGAGCCGTTGTCTCCGGACTTCATCAGGAGATCGGCGACGATGTGATGATCGCCCACCTGGAAGCGGTAGATGCGGCGTGTGGCGGAGCTAACCGGCTCGATTGAGAAGTTGCTGCCACGGAGAATGGAGGGGATGGTCAACTTGCAAGGGAAGCCCTTGTCAGCGAGTTGGTTCTTAAAGGTGCCAACGGTCATGTTGGTGAGCTCTCCGACGGCATCGTTGACCACCTCGTGGCCAGCCTCGTCGATCTCTTCGAGTGTCATGCCGAGCATGTGCGACGCCACGACGTTTGCGAAACCATCCTCAAGATAAAGGTAGATCAGGCCGCTGATATCGCCGATAAAGCCGACGGTGCCGACAACGTGCTGGCCCGAAATTTGAACCGGATGTTCCCAAGGTGATCCATCAGCGGTGGCGACTTCGGTGGAGTTCGCGAGTGCGGCAGTCCGGCCGAGCATCGTCTTGAACACGTCTTGGACCGCACGAGTGATCGTCTCGCGGAAGACTGTCTCGCTGATTTGATCGATGGTTGGCATGGGATAGAGGTATTTTGATTCGGGTTGCTCCCGGTTATTATCGACCGAATTGATCCGCCTTTAGTGGTTTTTCGGGTTTTGTGTGGGAATTTCCCCTGTCTGAGCTGAGGCGAAAGCAGCTGTGGAGTCGGGAATTGGCCCAGAAGTGTAGAAAATTGCGCACACCCGTCCGACGAGGTTTGCAGGTGTCACGGCTTCCGCATCAATGCTCGGATTGTTGTCACCAAGGACGAGCCAGGCATTGCCCTGTTGCTGGTAAAGCCGGTGGATAATGGCGGTGCCGGCCGAGTTGCGGTAGACGACGATGTCACCCTGCCGGAGTTTCGCGAACGGTGTGTCCTCCAGGGCAACGATACTCGATTCGTCCAAAGTCGGCTTCATGCTCCCGGTGGCCGAGATGGCGAAGACCTTGCCGCCCACGGACGCGGCTGTCATCTGCGCGAGCGACAACGCGTGTGACCGCGGCAGAGCCGAGCTGGGCGCCGTGGGCGATGAGGTCGTGGCGCAACCAGACATCGCGCAAATCGCTACGACCGCAGCCAAAAAGCTGGGGGAACGTACGGGATTGGGAAGACGGCAACGCATGACCTGTGTTTGCCATCGGTTTCCCGGTGTTCGCCCTTGAGGCTGCCGGGTGCAGGAGTATCCCTCAACTTGATGAGGGATTCAACCCAGTCAGATGGGATGGGCGTTGTGGGCGCGCCGGGCTTCGATCCAACGCCTGACCGTCGTCCCCAGCAGAACCGGGTCGAGCGGCTTCGCGATAAAGTCATCCATGCCAGCGTTGAGGCACTTGTCGCGGTTCTCAGAGGTCGCGTATGCGGTGAGCGCGATGACAACCGGTTGAACGTCCACTGGGATCTCTTTGCGAATGCGACGAGTTGTCTCCGCACCGTCAAGACCGGGCATTTGCATGTCCATCAGCACAAAGTCGAAGTTCTCCCTCCTCAGCTGCCTTAGGGCTGCCTCTCCGGAGGCGGCTATGGCCGCGGTTGCGCCGACCTGTTCCAGCAACGTGCGGGCCACGCTCTGGTTAATGAGGTTGTCATCGACGATCAAGACGCGTGCGCGCAATGGTTCGCTGACCTGTAGATCGACGGCGGAACCTGACACCGTGTTTGCCGACTTCTGCGACTTGTCGAGGCGGCGGACAAAGATACGGGAAATCGCAGCCCGAAGCTGGTACGCCTTTAGCGGCTTGGTCAGGACCATCTCGAAGATGCCTTCCTGGAGGGCGGACGCCTTCTTGCCAAGCGGAGCGAGCAGGACCATTGGCGGGCAGCCCGGGTGGTCCTGAAGGCCGCGCGCGAAGGTCACGCCATCCATGATTGGCATGTCGTAGTCAACGATGATGCCGTCAAAGACCTCTCCGCTTCTCAAGAGTGCAAGGCCGGACAGCGGACTCGTCGCGGAGACCCCGAGCGCGCCCCAGGCTTCGAGGTGCAATTGGATGACTTCCTGCGAGGAGGGGTGATCGTCGACAACTAGGAAACGGCGGCCCCGCAGAATGTCGGCGGGATAGTCGAGCTCCGGGGCCGCCATGTCGGCGGGAAGAAGGGGTATCTCGAAATGAAAACGCGAACCTCTGCCGGGTTCGCTCTCGGCCCAGATGCGGCCTTCCATGAGCTCGGTCAGGCGGCGACAAATGGCGAGGCCAAGGCCGGTGCCCCCATGCGTGCGCGCGATGGTGGCGTCCGCCTGGGTATAGGCATGGAACAGGTGGGGCAGCACGTCGCCACGGATGCCGATGCCTGTATCGCGAACGGTGACGCGCACACACGGTCGACCGTCGGTTCCCGCCAATGCGCGGCACGATACAAACACTT is part of the Opitutaceae bacterium genome and harbors:
- a CDS encoding response regulator, whose product is MRYKILTVDDSKTVRIIVKKAFKAFDCEIIEAANGVEGLAAASKEAPDLILLDITMPVMDGVEMLTKVKSDPALKQIPVIMLTAEGGRDNVLKIAKIGVRDYIVKPFKEEVLVEKAGRIIDLKPLSDGPTKAKSIFDPATLLVVEDKPAIIQQIQEGLKHTPWKIHGVNTTGEAIDFCSKNVPDLIIISLSLPEEAAFTLFRLIRQNVKTKYTPIFALVVKTEVAAQQQAQQVGFSYIVTKPLEISDLESKIAKAMNLDTSQRYFAVDGDVFVMRLPENTTQTVVGEVTNYLKPKVSEAVDSGIVKAVIDLHELKGLNMAVIKLLIQAMQTCKDLALQYTLVGNPQIVSECKGFEDTRNWHFHESIVDAKASFGKAQPAGVA
- a CDS encoding chemotaxis protein CheX; the protein is MPTIDQISETVFRETITRAVQDVFKTMLGRTAALANSTEVATADGSPWEHPVQISGQHVVGTVGFIGDISGLIYLYLEDGFANVVASHMLGMTLEEIDEAGHEVVNDAVGELTNMTVGTFKNQLADKGFPCKLTIPSILRGSNFSIEPVSSATRRIYRFQVGDHHIVADLLMKSGDNGS
- a CDS encoding signal peptidase I codes for the protein MRCRLPNPVRSPSFLAAVVAICAMSGCATTSSPTAPSSALPRSHALSLAQMTAASVGGKVFAISATGSMKPTLDESSIVALEDTPFAKLRQGDIVVYRNSAGTAIIHRLYQQQGNAWLVLGDNNPSIDAEAVTPANLVGRVCAIFYTSGPIPDSTAAFASAQTGEIPTQNPKNH